One window from the genome of Babylonia areolata isolate BAREFJ2019XMU chromosome 13, ASM4173473v1, whole genome shotgun sequence encodes:
- the LOC143289092 gene encoding selenocysteine lyase-like yields MAKESENAEVKAIYLDYNATTPLAPEVQESVMTAMKEAWGNPSSSYLPGVKAKKIIAEARSNVAFMIGAKSADIFFTSGGTEGNNWILQTALKYFYEQRQTKKGSSCHSKSGDPPVPHIITTNVEHDSVKCVLKNFEAEGKADVTYVQVSPKSGRVEVEDVISALRPTTVMISIMLANNESGVIQPVAKISERLQKMSNRQRVLLHTDAAQALGKIPVDVSDLGVDFLTIVGHKFYGPRIGAIYVNGPNKDVPVYPMLYGGGQERNFRPGTENTPMIAGLGTAAELVHKNIKEFESNMREVRDYLETQLQEEFGDQICFNGKFACSERLPNTCNVSFTKKGLYGHIILSKAKYLQASVGAACHAQNQPSHILLAMGVPKHLAWNALRLSVGRETTKADIDVVVKDLKEIVASI; encoded by the coding sequence ATGGCAAAAGAATCTGAAAACGCCGAAGTTAAAGCGATTTATCTGGATTATAATGCGACTACACCGCTAGCCCCAGAAGTGCAGGAATCAGTCATGACAGCCATGAAAGAGGCATGGGGAAACCCGTCTAGTTCCTACCTACCTGGCGTGAAGGCAAAGAAAATCATTGCCGAGGCGCGGAGCAACGTGGCTTTCATGATCGGGGCCAAATCAGCTGACATCTTTTTCACATCGGGTGGAACAGAAGGCAACAACTGGATCCTTCAAACGGCCCTCAAGTATTTTtatgaacaaagacagacaaagaagggaagCAGTTGCCACAGTAAATCAGGTGATCCACCGGTCCCGCATATTATCACCACAAATGTTGAACATGATTCCGTCAAATGTGTTCTGAAAAACTTCGAGGCAGAGGGTAAAGCTGATGTGACATACGTACAGGTGTCACCAAAAAGTGggcgtgtggaggtggaggatgtCATATCCGCCCTTCGACCAACTACAGTCATGATAAGCATCATGTTGGCCAACAACGAGAGCGGAGTTATCCAGCCAGTTGCAAAGATCTCGGAACGATTGCAGAAAATGTCAAATCGACAGCGTGTGTTACTGCATACAGATGCAGCCCAGGCCCTGGGAAAAATTCCTGTGGATGTATCAGACCTAGGAGTGGACTTTCTCACTATCGTTGGACATAAGTTCTATGGACCTCGTATTGGTGCCATCTATGTCAACGGCCCAAACAAAGATGTGCCAGTTTACCCCATGCTTTATGGGGGTGGACAAGAGAGAAACTTTCGTCCTGGGACAGAAAACACACCCATGATAGCAGGTCTGGGAACGGCAGCAGAACTTGTTCACAAGAACATTAAAGAATTTGAATCCAACATGAGAGAGGTTCGGGATTACTTGGAAACACAACTCCAAGAAGAATTTGGTGACCAAATCTGCTTTAATGGGAAGTTTGCATGCAGTGAAAGGCTCCCAAATACTTGCAACGTTTCTTTCACCAAGAAGGGGCTCTATGGGCACATCATTCTCTCAAAGGCTAAATATTTACAGGCAAGTGTGGGTGCAGCTTGCCACGCACAGAACCAACCATCTCACATTCTGTTGGCCATGGGAGTGCCAAAACATCTGGCTTGGAATGCTTTGCGTCTTTCTGTTGGACGAGAAACAACCAAGGCTGATATTGATGTAGTTGTTAAGGACTTAAAAGAAATTGTCGCCTCAATTTGA
- the LOC143289094 gene encoding mediator of RNA polymerase II transcription subunit 11-like gives MNRSSKMASHNHPKERLQMLAKIEGNIASAMQSAGQALQELSKDKPVLKHTEGHTSTFIKTLQEVENDLMQQINYLMQVTTAQPHEGSCYSATKELQMAMHRSEHVKSRLTELEKLKQEHLRLKQQPGMIRSFSMPEQQQQQQQQQQQQTSR, from the exons atgaaTCGTTCAAGCAAGATGGCATCCCACAATCATCCCAAAGAACGCCTTCAAATGTTGGCGAAAATCGAAGGAAATATTGCATCAGCAATGCAGAGTGCAG GTCAAGCCCTGCAGGAGCTGTCGAAGGACAAGCCGGTGCTGAAACACACGGAGGGCCACACCTCCACCTTCATCAAGACCCTTCAGGAGGTGGAGAACGACTTGATGCAGCAGATCAACTACCTCATGCAGGTCACCACAG cccagccccacgaagggtcATGCTACTCAGCCACCAAGGAACTGCAGATGGCCATGCACCGCAGTGAGCACGTCAAGAGTCGCCTCACAGAGCTGGAGAAGCTCAAGCAGGAGCACCTCCGACTCAAACAGCAGCCTGGTATGATACGGTCCTTCTCCAtgccagagcagcagcagcagcaacagcagcagcagcagcagcagacgtcACGGTGA